In Streptomyces sclerotialus, one genomic interval encodes:
- the mftB gene encoding mycofactocin biosynthesis chaperone MftB (MftB, a small protein, is a peptide chaperone that assists the radical SAM enzyme MftC in performing two modifications to the C-terminal Val-Tyr dipeptide of the mycofactocin precursor peptide, MftA. MftB's role is analogous to the role of PqqD in the biosynthesis of PQQ, a cofactor that derives entirely from a Tyr and a Glu in the precursor PqqA.) yields MPSPCGPFDAGRPYRLNPSVALRPEPFGALAYHFGNRRLSFLKAPELVELVTGLDRHPSVTEALDRVPGQRRTAFLRALASLAAADMIIPQ; encoded by the coding sequence GTGCCCTCCCCCTGTGGCCCCTTCGACGCCGGACGGCCCTACCGGCTCAACCCGAGTGTCGCACTGCGCCCCGAGCCGTTCGGGGCGCTGGCGTACCACTTCGGCAACCGGCGGCTGTCCTTCCTGAAGGCACCCGAACTCGTCGAGCTCGTCACCGGGCTCGACCGGCACCCCAGCGTGACCGAGGCGCTGGACCGCGTCCCCGGGCAGCGGCGCACCGCCTTCCTGCGCGCCCTCGCCTCGCTGGCCGCCGCGGACATGATCATCCCGCAGTGA
- a CDS encoding class I SAM-dependent methyltransferase, producing the protein MSASSHGPTAWEGFWRDAPAGEGEVFWDAAPALAAARHLPLFADHFDPALPVIDLGCGNGTQTRFLAERYPRVIGVDVSASAIDRARREDPAQVAEYRQVDAADAAQVQALHEDVGEANVYVRGVLHQCAPEDRPRVVAGIARLLGRRGRVFLVEPSEAAKAVLMSLVQRPDGPPPKVRAIFSHGIAPAEMPDGAVPDLLAAHGLEMSGSGRLPLITTETGSDGTPVEVPTNWLLAGPREV; encoded by the coding sequence ATGAGCGCATCGAGCCACGGTCCGACGGCATGGGAAGGCTTCTGGCGCGATGCGCCGGCAGGCGAGGGCGAGGTCTTCTGGGACGCGGCGCCGGCCCTGGCGGCCGCACGCCACCTCCCGCTCTTCGCCGACCACTTCGACCCGGCGCTGCCGGTGATCGATCTGGGGTGTGGGAACGGTACACAGACCCGCTTTTTGGCCGAACGCTATCCGCGCGTGATCGGTGTTGACGTCTCGGCGTCCGCAATTGACCGGGCCCGTCGGGAGGATCCGGCGCAGGTGGCCGAATACCGCCAGGTGGACGCGGCGGACGCCGCACAGGTGCAGGCGCTGCACGAGGACGTGGGCGAGGCGAACGTCTACGTACGCGGCGTACTGCACCAGTGCGCACCCGAGGACCGGCCGCGCGTCGTCGCCGGCATCGCCCGTCTCCTCGGCAGACGCGGCCGGGTCTTCCTCGTGGAGCCCTCCGAGGCCGCGAAGGCGGTTTTGATGTCCCTGGTCCAGCGCCCGGACGGCCCGCCGCCCAAGGTACGCGCCATCTTCTCCCACGGCATCGCGCCCGCCGAGATGCCCGACGGTGCCGTACCGGACCTGCTGGCCGCACACGGCCTGGAGATGTCCGGCTCCGGCCGCCTCCCCCTGATCACCACCGAGACCGGCTCCGACGGCACCCCCGTCGAGGTCCCCACCAACTGGCTGCTGGCGGGGCCCCGGGAGGTGTGA
- a CDS encoding mycofactocin-coupled SDR family oxidoreductase produces MTRPERRVAVVTGAARGIGAAVVRRLAGEGWAVVAVDACADDPGVPYPLANPQQLAALEDEFTDVRAVRADVRDAGALGRAVELAEREFGGLDAAVAAAAVILGGGPVWEQPEADWRTLFDVDVTGVLNLARAAVPALLRRPEPRHGRFVALASAAAHRGLWGLGGYCAAKHAVLGLVRGLACDLQGTGVNAVAVSPGSTDTAMLRATADLYHLDDTADLARSQLVGRVLAPEEIATVVAWACAREAGAVTGSVLHADGGFNG; encoded by the coding sequence ATGACGCGGCCGGAACGGCGGGTGGCCGTGGTCACCGGCGCCGCACGGGGCATCGGCGCCGCGGTCGTACGGCGACTGGCGGGCGAGGGCTGGGCGGTGGTCGCGGTCGACGCCTGCGCGGACGACCCCGGTGTGCCCTACCCCCTGGCGAACCCTCAGCAACTTGCCGCCCTGGAAGACGAGTTCACCGACGTACGCGCCGTACGGGCCGACGTGCGCGACGCCGGCGCGCTCGGCCGTGCCGTCGAGCTGGCCGAGCGGGAGTTCGGCGGGCTGGACGCGGCGGTGGCGGCGGCCGCGGTCATCCTGGGCGGCGGCCCGGTCTGGGAACAGCCCGAAGCGGACTGGCGGACGCTCTTCGACGTGGACGTCACCGGCGTACTGAATCTGGCGCGCGCCGCCGTGCCCGCGCTGCTGCGCAGGCCCGAGCCCCGGCACGGCCGGTTCGTGGCACTCGCCTCGGCGGCCGCGCACCGCGGCCTGTGGGGCCTGGGCGGCTACTGCGCTGCCAAGCACGCCGTGCTGGGCCTGGTCCGCGGCCTCGCCTGCGACCTCCAGGGCACCGGCGTCAACGCGGTCGCGGTCTCCCCGGGCTCCACCGACACCGCCATGCTGCGCGCCACCGCCGACCTCTACCACCTCGACGACACCGCCGACCTGGCCAGGAGCCAGCTGGTCGGGCGGGTGCTGGCGCCGGAAGAGATAGCCACGGTGGTCGCGTGGGCCTGCGCCCGCGAGGCCGGGGCCGTCACCGGCTCGGTCCTGCACGCGGACGGAGGCTTCAACGGATGA
- the mftA gene encoding mycofactocin precursor MftA (Mycofactocin is a small molecule electron carrier derived from the final two amino acids, Val-Tyr, of MftA, the mycofactocin precursor. It plays a role in redox homeostasis and the metabolism of alcohols and aldehydes in Actinobacteria, including Mycobacterium tuberculosis.) gives MYEDARTTEPATAADRPATAAEDGIVEEVLVEEVSIDGMCGVY, from the coding sequence ATGTACGAGGACGCCCGTACCACCGAGCCCGCCACCGCCGCCGACCGGCCCGCCACCGCAGCGGAGGACGGCATCGTCGAAGAGGTCCTCGTCGAGGAGGTCTCCATCGACGGCATGTGCGGCGTCTACTAG
- the mftC gene encoding mycofactocin radical SAM maturase (MftC is a radical SAM/SPASM enzyme that catalyzes the first two steps in biosynthesis of the electron carrier mycofactocin from the terminal Val-Tyr dipeptide of the precursor peptide MftA.) yields MTTLYEAPPEAPHDGPVPALVEQFKGGLHAPICLTWEWTYACNLSCAHCLSSSGRRDPMELTTDEIKSVIRELQRMQVFYVNVGGGEPTVRPDFWELLDYAIAHQVGVKFSTNGLRLTPERAARLAATDYVDVQISLDGATREVNDAVRGPGSYDMALRAMENLAAAGFADFKISVVMTRQNIPQLDAFAALADRFGAQLRLTRLRPSGRGADVWDELHPTDAQQRELYRWLVANGEKVLTGDSFFHLNALGSTPIPGLNLCGAGRVVCLIDPVGDVYACPFALHDAFKAGNVRSPGGFDEVWRSSALFARLRGEQAAGACTSCSAFDVCQGGCMAAKFFTGLPLDGPDPECVKGHGTAALAAVDRQALPPQGKDHSHRTSPTPRPVSLGMPSVRVPAKPCDTSPLFDVDPR; encoded by the coding sequence ATGACCACCCTCTACGAAGCCCCGCCCGAAGCCCCGCACGACGGGCCGGTCCCGGCCCTGGTCGAGCAGTTCAAGGGCGGCCTGCACGCCCCGATCTGCCTGACCTGGGAGTGGACCTACGCGTGCAACCTGTCCTGCGCCCACTGCCTGTCCTCCTCGGGCCGGCGGGACCCGATGGAGCTGACCACCGACGAGATCAAGTCGGTGATCCGGGAACTGCAGCGGATGCAGGTGTTCTACGTGAACGTCGGCGGCGGCGAGCCGACCGTACGCCCGGACTTCTGGGAACTGCTGGACTACGCGATCGCACACCAGGTGGGCGTGAAGTTCTCCACCAACGGGCTGCGGCTCACCCCGGAGCGCGCCGCGCGGCTGGCCGCCACCGACTACGTCGACGTCCAGATCTCCCTGGACGGTGCGACCCGCGAGGTCAACGACGCGGTACGCGGGCCCGGTTCGTACGACATGGCGCTGCGCGCGATGGAGAACCTGGCGGCGGCCGGCTTCGCCGACTTCAAGATCTCGGTGGTGATGACCCGTCAGAACATCCCGCAGCTCGACGCCTTCGCCGCCCTCGCCGACCGGTTCGGGGCGCAGCTCCGCCTCACCCGGCTGCGCCCCTCGGGCCGCGGCGCTGACGTGTGGGACGAGCTGCACCCCACGGACGCGCAGCAGCGCGAGCTGTACCGGTGGCTGGTCGCCAACGGCGAGAAGGTGCTGACCGGCGACTCCTTCTTCCACCTCAACGCGCTCGGCTCGACGCCGATACCCGGCCTGAACCTGTGCGGCGCCGGGCGGGTGGTCTGCCTGATCGACCCGGTGGGCGACGTGTACGCCTGCCCGTTCGCCCTCCACGACGCCTTCAAGGCGGGGAACGTCCGCTCGCCCGGCGGCTTCGACGAGGTGTGGCGTTCCTCGGCGCTCTTCGCGCGGCTGCGCGGCGAGCAGGCCGCCGGCGCGTGCACGTCCTGTTCGGCGTTCGACGTCTGCCAGGGCGGCTGCATGGCCGCGAAGTTCTTCACCGGGCTGCCGCTGGACGGCCCGGACCCGGAGTGCGTCAAGGGCCACGGCACCGCCGCGCTGGCCGCCGTCGACCGGCAGGCGCTGCCGCCGCAGGGCAAGGACCACTCGCACCGTACGAGCCCCACGCCGCGCCCGGTGTCCCTGGGCATGCCGTCCGTACGCGTCCCGGCCAAGCCGTGCGACACCAGCCCGCTCTTCGACGTGGACCCGCGGTGA
- the acs gene encoding acetate--CoA ligase codes for MSVPPPTEESAVAAATGPAGDPRPQTDDELTAFWAGQARRLHWETPWAEVLDWSDAPFAQWFSGGRLNVAYNCVDRHVAEGHGDQVAFHWEGEPGDTRTITYSDLQREVCRTANALLSLGLTAGDRVAVQLPMIPEAVFAMLACARLGLPHSVVFGGFSPAALRSRIEDAEAKLLITADGQYRRGTAVPMKDGTDEATAHTPSIEHVLVVRRTGSDVAWTEGRDLWWHELVDAQPDQHEATAFDAEHPLFLLYTSGTTGKPKGILHTTGGYLTQAAYTHRTVFDHRPGQDVYWCTADIGWITGHTYLVYGPLANRATSVLYEGTPHTPHEGRHFEIIQKYGVSIYYTAPTLIRSFMKWGEDIPARYDLSSLRVLGSVGEPINPEAWRWYREHLGAGRAPVVDTWWQTETGAIMISPLPSQAGAKPPKPGSAQAPLPGTSVRVVDDQGVPVGKGESGYLVLDRPWPAMLRGIWGDEERFRETYWSRFARQGYYFAGDGARYDEDGDIWLLGRVDDVMNVSGHRISTAEVESALVSHPSVAEAAVVGAADATTGQAIVAFVVLRGSAAGAGTDIAGPLRTHVAQEIGPIAKPRQITVVPELPKTRSGKIMRRLLRDVAENREIGDVTTLADASVMGSINAGLDGR; via the coding sequence ATGTCCGTCCCGCCGCCCACCGAAGAGTCCGCCGTCGCCGCAGCGACCGGCCCGGCAGGTGATCCGCGCCCGCAGACCGACGACGAACTCACGGCCTTCTGGGCCGGGCAGGCCAGGCGGCTGCACTGGGAGACGCCGTGGGCCGAGGTGCTGGACTGGTCCGACGCGCCGTTCGCGCAGTGGTTCTCCGGCGGCCGGCTGAACGTCGCGTACAACTGCGTCGACCGCCATGTCGCGGAAGGCCACGGCGACCAGGTCGCCTTCCACTGGGAGGGCGAGCCGGGCGACACCCGCACGATCACCTATTCCGACCTCCAGCGCGAGGTCTGCCGGACCGCCAACGCGCTGCTCTCGCTGGGCCTGACCGCCGGAGACCGGGTGGCGGTCCAGCTGCCGATGATCCCCGAGGCGGTCTTCGCGATGCTCGCCTGCGCGCGGCTCGGGCTGCCGCACAGCGTGGTGTTCGGCGGGTTCTCACCGGCGGCGCTGCGGTCCCGCATCGAGGACGCCGAGGCGAAGCTGCTGATCACGGCGGACGGGCAGTACCGGCGGGGTACGGCCGTACCGATGAAGGACGGTACGGACGAGGCCACCGCGCACACGCCCAGCATCGAGCACGTCCTCGTCGTCCGGCGCACCGGCAGCGACGTGGCGTGGACCGAGGGGCGGGACCTGTGGTGGCACGAGCTGGTGGACGCACAGCCGGACCAGCACGAGGCGACGGCGTTCGACGCCGAGCACCCGTTGTTCCTCCTCTACACCTCGGGCACGACCGGTAAGCCCAAGGGCATCCTGCACACCACCGGCGGCTACCTCACCCAGGCCGCGTACACCCACCGCACCGTCTTCGACCACCGTCCAGGCCAGGACGTCTACTGGTGCACCGCCGACATCGGCTGGATCACCGGGCACACGTACCTCGTGTACGGGCCGCTGGCCAACCGCGCGACCTCCGTGCTGTACGAGGGCACGCCCCACACCCCGCACGAAGGCCGGCACTTCGAGATCATCCAGAAGTACGGGGTGTCGATCTACTACACAGCGCCGACGCTCATCCGGTCGTTCATGAAGTGGGGCGAGGACATACCGGCCCGGTACGACCTGTCCTCGCTGCGCGTCCTCGGCAGCGTCGGCGAGCCGATCAACCCCGAGGCCTGGCGCTGGTACCGCGAGCACCTCGGCGCCGGACGGGCGCCGGTCGTGGACACCTGGTGGCAGACCGAGACCGGCGCCATCATGATCTCGCCGCTGCCTTCACAGGCCGGGGCGAAGCCGCCGAAACCCGGCTCCGCGCAGGCCCCGCTGCCCGGCACATCGGTGCGGGTGGTGGACGACCAGGGCGTGCCGGTCGGCAAGGGCGAGAGCGGCTACCTCGTACTGGACCGGCCGTGGCCCGCGATGCTGCGCGGGATCTGGGGTGACGAGGAGCGGTTCCGGGAGACGTACTGGTCACGGTTCGCACGCCAGGGTTACTACTTCGCGGGCGACGGCGCGCGGTACGACGAGGACGGCGACATCTGGCTGCTGGGCCGGGTCGACGACGTCATGAACGTCTCCGGGCACCGGATCTCCACCGCCGAGGTCGAGTCGGCGCTGGTCTCGCACCCGAGCGTGGCCGAGGCCGCGGTGGTCGGCGCGGCCGACGCGACGACCGGGCAGGCCATCGTCGCGTTCGTCGTCCTGCGCGGCAGCGCGGCGGGCGCGGGCACGGACATCGCGGGCCCGCTGCGCACGCACGTGGCCCAGGAGATCGGGCCGATCGCCAAGCCCCGGCAGATCACGGTCGTGCCGGAGCTGCCGAAGACCCGCTCGGGCAAGATCATGCGCCGGCTGCTGCGGGACGTGGCGGAGAACCGCGAGATCGGCGACGTCACGACCCTGGCCGACGCCTCCGTCATGGGCTCGATCAACGCGGGCCTCGACGGCCGGTGA
- the mftD gene encoding pre-mycofactocin synthase MftD (MftD, an enzyme found in the mycofactocin biosynthesis locus, performs an oxidative deamination of 3-amino-5-[(p-hydroxyphenyl)methyl]-4,4-dimethyl-2-pyrrolidinone (AHDP). The resulting compound, now called pre-mycofactocin (PMFT), is a biologically active redox cofactor that can oxidize the non-exchangeable NADH of TIGR03971 family SDR-type oxidoreductases.) — translation MSGWFETVAEAQRRARKRLPKSVYSALLAGSEKGVSYDDNTAAFAQLGFAPHVAGLSAKREMATTVLGEQLALPVIISPTGVQAVHPDGEVAVARAAAARGTAMGLSSFASKPLEDVVAANPRTFFQMYWMGTRDAMLRRMAHAREAGAKALIVTLDWSFSHGRDWGSPKIPERLDLKAMARFAPEALARPRWLRDFVRSRSLPDLTTPNLSEPGQDAPTFFGAYGEWMQTPPPSWEDVRWLREQWDGPFLLKGVCRVDDARRAVDAGVTAISVTNHGGNNLDGTPAPIRVLPAVADAVGDRIEVLLDSGVRRGSDVVKALALGAKAVMIGRAYLWGLAANGQAGVENVLDILRGGIDSALLGLGRSSVHELTRDDVVVPPGFTRTLGAV, via the coding sequence ATGAGCGGTTGGTTCGAGACGGTGGCGGAGGCCCAGCGCAGGGCCAGGAAGCGGCTGCCGAAATCCGTCTACAGCGCGTTGCTCGCCGGTTCCGAGAAGGGCGTCTCCTACGACGACAACACCGCGGCCTTCGCGCAGCTCGGGTTCGCCCCGCACGTCGCCGGGCTGTCGGCCAAGCGGGAGATGGCGACGACGGTCCTGGGCGAGCAGCTGGCGCTGCCGGTGATCATCTCCCCGACCGGTGTGCAGGCGGTGCACCCCGACGGCGAGGTGGCCGTGGCCCGCGCGGCCGCGGCCCGCGGCACGGCGATGGGCCTGAGCTCCTTCGCCAGCAAGCCGCTGGAGGACGTCGTCGCGGCCAACCCGCGGACGTTCTTCCAGATGTACTGGATGGGGACCCGGGACGCCATGCTCCGGCGGATGGCACACGCCCGCGAGGCCGGGGCCAAGGCGCTGATCGTCACGCTCGACTGGTCCTTCTCGCACGGCCGGGACTGGGGCAGCCCGAAGATTCCCGAGCGGCTGGACCTCAAGGCGATGGCGCGGTTCGCCCCGGAGGCGCTCGCGCGCCCGCGCTGGCTGCGTGACTTCGTCAGGTCCCGCAGCCTGCCCGACCTGACGACACCCAACCTCAGCGAGCCGGGGCAGGACGCGCCCACGTTCTTCGGGGCCTACGGCGAGTGGATGCAGACCCCGCCGCCCTCGTGGGAGGACGTGCGCTGGCTGCGCGAGCAGTGGGACGGGCCGTTCCTGCTCAAGGGCGTCTGCCGGGTGGACGATGCCCGGCGCGCGGTGGACGCCGGGGTCACCGCGATCTCGGTGACCAACCACGGCGGCAACAACCTCGACGGCACCCCGGCCCCGATCCGCGTACTGCCGGCCGTCGCGGACGCGGTGGGCGACCGGATCGAGGTGCTGCTGGACAGCGGTGTCCGCCGGGGCAGCGACGTGGTCAAGGCGCTGGCGCTCGGCGCGAAGGCCGTCATGATCGGCCGCGCCTACCTGTGGGGCCTGGCCGCGAACGGCCAGGCGGGGGTGGAGAACGTGCTCGACATCCTGCGCGGCGGCATCGACTCCGCCCTGCTGGGCCTCGGCCGCTCGTCCGTCCACGAGCTGACCCGCGACGACGTGGTGGTCCCGCCCGGCTTCACCCGCACCCTGGGCGCGGTCTGA
- the mftF gene encoding mycofactocin biosynthesis glycosyltransferase MftF (Members of this protein family, MftF, are glycosyltransferases, members of PF00535 (glycosyl transferase family 2). The encoding gene is found as part of the mycofactocin cassette, in Mycobacterium tuberculosis, many other Actinobacteria, and occasional members of other lineages. Mycofactocin itself, a putative redox carrier, is a heavily modified derivative of the C-terminal Val-Tyr dipeptide of the mycofactocin precursor MftA (TIGR03969).) codes for MTSTARTARTAETPAPTPLPGPWDTRLPVGFAVELAADAHRSRDGRLLLGGAPPRLLRLGPTAARLLDGGRFTVTGPTSAALARRLLDTGVVHPRPPAGAVPARPENGTENAHTTVVVPARGRAGLVDRLLARLRADPQTARLPVVVVDDGSREPAALARAAARHGATLLSHPRNLGPAAARNTGLRHATTPYLAFLDSDVAPEPGWLAPLLAQFADPAVALAAPRIIAAPLGPGVRRGVLDRYEAVRSPLDMGPREGPVVPLSALAYVPSATLVVRRAALGAGFDHRLRVAEDVDLCMRLYAAGWRLRYVPGATVGHHHRTGLRGWLGQRAGYGTGAAELALRHPGQVPPLHAAPWSVAACALLLRGRPLPAAAAVALTGVTAARLARRMPDADTPVRAAALLTLAGLRGTAEQLLRCATRHHWPLALAAGAASRRARRVLLAAALAEGLLDHRRAASGLDPLTHVAVRRLDDFAYGWGVWRGALRRRTAGPLLPRIVRAATVPARRPAGGRSAPSRQAARPAHQPSANLPAPH; via the coding sequence ATGACCAGCACGGCCAGGACGGCCAGGACGGCCGAGACGCCTGCCCCCACCCCCCTGCCGGGTCCCTGGGACACCCGGCTGCCCGTCGGCTTCGCCGTCGAACTCGCCGCCGACGCGCACCGCTCGCGTGACGGGCGGCTGCTGCTCGGCGGCGCGCCGCCCCGCCTGCTCCGGCTCGGGCCGACGGCCGCGCGGCTGCTCGACGGGGGCCGGTTCACCGTGACCGGCCCGACCTCGGCGGCGCTCGCCCGGCGGCTGCTGGACACCGGCGTGGTGCACCCGCGGCCGCCCGCCGGCGCCGTACCCGCGCGCCCGGAGAACGGTACGGAGAACGCGCACACCACCGTCGTCGTCCCCGCCCGCGGCCGGGCCGGCCTCGTGGACCGGTTGCTGGCCCGGCTGCGGGCCGACCCGCAGACCGCCCGGCTGCCGGTGGTCGTCGTCGACGACGGGTCGCGGGAGCCCGCGGCGCTGGCGCGCGCGGCGGCCCGGCACGGCGCCACCCTGCTGAGCCACCCCCGCAACCTCGGCCCCGCCGCGGCCCGCAACACCGGGCTGCGGCACGCCACCACCCCGTACCTCGCCTTCCTCGACTCCGACGTGGCGCCCGAACCGGGCTGGCTGGCACCGCTGCTGGCCCAGTTCGCCGACCCCGCTGTGGCGCTCGCCGCGCCCCGCATCATCGCGGCGCCCCTGGGCCCCGGCGTGCGGCGCGGCGTCCTAGACCGGTACGAAGCCGTCAGGTCGCCGCTGGACATGGGCCCGCGGGAAGGACCCGTCGTACCGCTGTCGGCGCTCGCGTACGTGCCGAGCGCGACGCTCGTCGTGCGGCGGGCCGCGCTCGGCGCCGGCTTCGACCACCGGCTCCGCGTCGCCGAGGACGTGGACCTCTGCATGCGGCTGTACGCGGCGGGCTGGCGGCTGCGGTACGTACCCGGCGCCACCGTGGGCCACCACCACCGCACCGGCCTGCGCGGTTGGCTCGGGCAGCGCGCCGGGTACGGCACCGGTGCCGCCGAACTGGCCCTGCGGCACCCCGGGCAGGTGCCGCCGCTGCACGCCGCGCCCTGGTCGGTGGCCGCCTGCGCGCTGCTGCTGCGCGGGCGGCCGCTGCCGGCCGCCGCCGCGGTGGCGCTGACCGGGGTGACCGCGGCGCGGCTGGCCCGCCGGATGCCGGACGCCGACACGCCGGTACGGGCTGCCGCGCTGCTCACGCTCGCCGGGCTGCGCGGCACCGCCGAACAGCTGCTGCGCTGCGCGACCCGGCACCACTGGCCGCTGGCGCTGGCGGCCGGCGCGGCGAGTCGCCGGGCCCGTCGGGTACTGCTCGCCGCCGCGCTGGCCGAGGGGCTGCTCGACCACCGGCGGGCCGCCTCGGGCCTGGATCCGCTGACGCACGTGGCGGTCCGGCGGCTGGACGACTTCGCGTACGGCTGGGGCGTGTGGCGCGGCGCGCTGCGCCGGCGGACCGCGGGGCCGCTGCTGCCGCGCATCGTACGGGCCGCCACCGTGCCCGCCCGGCGCCCCGCCGGTGGCCGGTCAGCCCCGTCACGGCAGGCCGCGCGCCCCGCGCACCAACCTTCCGCCAACCTCCCCGCGCCACATTGA
- the mftE gene encoding mycofactocin biosynthesis peptidyl-dipeptidase MftE — protein sequence MPAAHLAGLAWPDLTDRGPLVLLPLGSCEQHGPHLPLDTDAAVAGAVAERSAARLVAAAAPVDVVVAPVQPYGASGEHEGFAGTVSLGQAALELLVLELGRSLLRWAGRLLLVNGHGGNVEALSRAVARLRYEGRDAAWWPCVPPGSDAHAGRTETSMMLRLRPEAVRTGRAVAGATDPLGQLLPRLRASSVRAVSPSGVLGDPAGAHASEGERLLAGMAERLAADAGGWQVDEGGRLGSRRAQRPGAVPEGAR from the coding sequence ATGCCGGCCGCGCACCTTGCCGGCCTGGCCTGGCCGGACCTCACGGACCGCGGCCCCCTCGTACTCCTCCCCCTCGGCTCCTGCGAGCAGCACGGCCCGCACCTGCCGCTGGACACCGACGCCGCGGTGGCGGGCGCCGTCGCCGAGCGGTCCGCGGCGCGGCTCGTGGCCGCGGCAGCCCCGGTGGACGTGGTGGTCGCGCCGGTCCAGCCGTACGGGGCGAGCGGCGAGCACGAAGGGTTCGCCGGCACGGTCTCCCTCGGGCAGGCCGCGCTGGAACTGCTGGTCCTGGAGCTCGGGCGCTCGCTGCTGCGCTGGGCCGGGCGGCTGCTGCTGGTGAACGGCCACGGCGGCAACGTCGAGGCGCTGTCCCGGGCGGTGGCACGGCTGCGGTACGAGGGCCGGGACGCCGCCTGGTGGCCGTGCGTACCGCCGGGCTCCGACGCGCACGCCGGGCGCACCGAGACGTCGATGATGCTGCGGCTGCGGCCGGAGGCGGTACGCACCGGCCGCGCGGTCGCCGGGGCCACCGATCCCCTCGGCCAACTGCTGCCGCGGCTGAGGGCGAGCTCCGTCCGCGCGGTCAGCCCCTCGGGCGTACTCGGTGACCCGGCCGGGGCGCACGCGTCGGAAGGGGAACGGCTGCTCGCCGGGATGGCCGAGCGGCTGGCGGCGGACGCGGGCGGCTGGCAGGTGGACGAGGGCGGCCGGCTGGGTTCCCGGCGCGCACAGCGGCCCGGCGCGGTGCCGGAGGGAGCACGATGA
- a CDS encoding adenylate kinase, which yields MRFVLVGPPGAGKGTQAALLSERLGVPHLSTGDLFRQHLADDTRLGRAARRYLDAGELVPDELTDDMVRGRLAEPDARDGFLLDGYPRTVRQADVLADLLAADGTALTAVLEFAVAEEVVVDRLLGRGRPDDTEDVIRNRLRVYRRQTAPLLATYADLLLTVDADGTVAEIAERVRNAVAAAAGRA from the coding sequence ATGCGCTTCGTCCTCGTGGGCCCGCCCGGTGCGGGCAAAGGCACCCAGGCCGCCCTGCTCAGCGAACGGCTCGGCGTGCCGCACCTCTCCACCGGCGACCTGTTCAGGCAACACCTGGCCGATGACACCCGGCTGGGCCGCGCCGCCCGCCGCTACCTCGACGCGGGCGAACTCGTCCCCGACGAGCTGACCGACGACATGGTCCGCGGCCGGCTGGCCGAGCCGGACGCCCGCGACGGTTTCCTGCTCGACGGATACCCGCGCACCGTCCGGCAGGCCGACGTGCTCGCGGACCTCCTCGCCGCGGACGGCACCGCGCTGACCGCCGTACTCGAATTCGCCGTGGCCGAGGAGGTCGTGGTGGACCGCCTGCTCGGCCGCGGCCGTCCCGACGACACCGAGGACGTCATCCGCAACCGGCTGCGGGTGTACCGCAGGCAGACCGCGCCGCTGCTCGCGACGTACGCGGACCTGCTCCTGACGGTCGACGCCGACGGCACGGTGGCGGAGATCGCCGAACGGGTACGGAACGCCGTCGCCGCCGCCGCGGGCCGTGCGTGA